From one Bradyrhizobium sp. Ash2021 genomic stretch:
- a CDS encoding WYL domain-containing protein: MNPQLLCDAIKRQRIITFSYKNTLRSAEPHLLGYDKKNNLALSAWQLSGGSGQSWRTFHLSLMTNVSITDEEFPRIRPDYNPNDQTMNRIVCRL, encoded by the coding sequence ATGAATCCTCAGCTTCTCTGTGATGCGATCAAGCGCCAAAGGATAATTACGTTTAGCTACAAGAACACGCTACGTAGCGCAGAGCCTCATTTGTTGGGATACGACAAGAAGAACAATCTCGCACTCAGCGCATGGCAACTCAGCGGAGGAAGCGGACAAAGTTGGCGTACTTTCCATTTGTCTCTTATGACCAACGTCTCGATTACAGATGAAGAATTTCCGCGGATTCGGCCAGACTACAATCCAAACGATCAGACCATGAACAGGATTGTGTGCCGCCTTTGA
- a CDS encoding DNA cytosine methyltransferase produces MANTANPYVLKRPPKVPGQRRPTAVDLFSGAGGITLGLTNAGFEVVFCSDHDESCALSHRRNFPTIPFARESIEKLRAADILGTANLKRGELDLLIGGPPCQGFSIIGQREIWDTRNGLFREFLRLATELQPKCVVIENVPGLATLGKGAVLQEIGKAFAEAGYAVECAELLAAQYGVPQMRWRMFFIGWRTDQKSRGGFPAPTHGQSGIGDLVPNRTIRPEESAGFVTIKEAIGDLCVIEGGTLGTDYRKPPQGIYQEAMRRGAPKLLSNHYAAHLSKQNITRIKLLKPGQDWRDLPRKLLPAGMQRALRKDHTRRYRRMKWEGIARSIITRFRDPKSGEYTHPEQHRTISIREAARIQSFPDWFIFEGSYSAQYDQVGNAVPPLLARAVAAELCKALLSSDGSRQSPVKSRYRIPSEDFAEAAE; encoded by the coding sequence ATGGCGAACACCGCGAACCCCTACGTTTTGAAGAGGCCACCAAAGGTGCCGGGGCAGCGGCGCCCGACGGCCGTTGATCTATTTTCAGGGGCCGGCGGCATCACGCTCGGACTCACTAACGCTGGCTTCGAAGTGGTGTTCTGTTCTGACCACGACGAATCGTGTGCGCTTTCCCACCGACGAAATTTCCCCACCATTCCATTTGCGAGAGAGAGCATAGAGAAACTTCGCGCTGCTGACATTCTCGGCACAGCGAACCTCAAGCGTGGTGAGTTGGATCTTCTGATTGGCGGTCCACCCTGCCAAGGCTTCAGCATCATCGGTCAGCGTGAAATTTGGGACACGCGAAATGGTCTCTTTCGAGAGTTTCTTCGCCTTGCCACGGAACTGCAGCCCAAGTGTGTGGTAATTGAAAACGTTCCCGGACTGGCAACGCTTGGCAAGGGTGCTGTCCTTCAAGAAATCGGAAAAGCCTTCGCTGAGGCCGGATATGCGGTAGAATGTGCCGAGCTTCTGGCAGCTCAGTACGGCGTCCCGCAGATGCGGTGGCGAATGTTTTTCATTGGTTGGCGAACCGATCAAAAGAGTCGGGGCGGCTTCCCGGCTCCAACTCACGGACAGTCTGGGATTGGAGACCTCGTTCCTAATAGAACGATCAGGCCGGAAGAGAGCGCTGGTTTCGTTACCATCAAGGAAGCCATAGGGGATTTATGCGTAATCGAAGGCGGCACACTCGGGACGGATTACCGAAAACCTCCGCAGGGCATTTATCAGGAAGCCATGCGTCGAGGCGCGCCGAAGCTGCTATCAAATCACTATGCCGCTCACCTTTCAAAACAGAATATAACGCGGATTAAGTTGCTAAAGCCCGGTCAGGATTGGCGAGACTTACCTCGCAAGCTGCTACCAGCAGGAATGCAAAGGGCGCTGCGCAAGGACCACACTCGCCGCTATCGACGCATGAAATGGGAAGGTATTGCGCGTTCGATCATCACCCGCTTTCGCGATCCCAAGTCCGGAGAGTACACCCATCCCGAACAACACCGGACAATCAGCATCCGGGAGGCCGCTCGCATCCAGAGTTTTCCCGACTGGTTCATTTTCGAGGGAAGTTATTCCGCACAGTACGATCAGGTAGGCAACGCCGTGCCACCGCTTCTCGCACGTGCTGTAGCTGCAGAGCTGTGCAAAGCCCTTCTCAGCTCTGACGGATCAAGGCAATCACCAGTCAAATCTCGCTACAGGATACCCTCTGAAGACTTCGCTGAAGCAGCTGAATAG